The Cohnella abietis genome has a segment encoding these proteins:
- a CDS encoding sensor histidine kinase has translation MKTLYVRVVLTFLATIVISLISSLLLSLALFQSNLNTTGKNDMIAAGDRMIRVYEQTNPSDLNAFMDNMAELVSYTLQLYDANGGMNSYVPTKGKKVEAINPESVRMVLRGEPYRSQGKDSGTFVGLPFSSEGKRYALFLQSSTKNEITLIRLFFTILFLMLAIGSLCILIAGRYLVKPLQAMTDATKRLAKGNFEVELKINRRDELGTLSRSINDMAREIKQMERMRQDFVSNVSHEIQSPLTSISGFAKALKDGNLVIAEDDRVQYLEIIVTESDRLSRLSDNLLKLASLESDHHPFETELFNLDEQIRRVIVACEPQWSDKSIRVEIESPSGSGVKITADRDQLNQVWMNLLGNAIKFTPRDGEVLITISRPHPHEIAVAISDSGIGIAPEDLSSIFERFYKADKSRAQDRSGSGLGLAISHKIVSLHRGSIEVKSTIGLGATFTVTLPAIPPSDSAI, from the coding sequence ATGAAAACGTTATACGTTCGCGTCGTGCTGACTTTCCTGGCCACCATCGTCATCAGCTTGATCTCATCCCTTCTTCTCTCCCTTGCCCTATTTCAGAGTAATCTTAACACTACGGGGAAAAACGATATGATCGCGGCCGGCGATCGTATGATACGCGTATATGAACAAACGAATCCTTCGGATTTGAATGCTTTTATGGATAATATGGCCGAATTGGTTTCCTATACCTTGCAGCTTTACGACGCCAATGGCGGGATGAACTCCTATGTGCCGACCAAGGGCAAGAAGGTCGAAGCGATTAACCCGGAATCGGTTCGCATGGTACTGCGCGGAGAACCGTACCGTTCGCAGGGAAAAGATAGCGGTACTTTCGTTGGCCTTCCGTTTTCGTCCGAAGGAAAGCGTTATGCCTTATTTTTGCAGAGTTCTACCAAGAACGAAATTACACTCATCCGTTTATTCTTCACTATTCTGTTCCTCATGCTCGCGATCGGAAGCTTGTGTATTCTCATTGCCGGCAGATATCTGGTGAAGCCTCTTCAAGCGATGACGGATGCGACTAAGCGATTGGCTAAAGGGAACTTTGAGGTTGAGTTGAAAATCAATCGCAGAGATGAGTTGGGAACTCTCTCGCGGAGCATTAACGACATGGCACGGGAAATCAAGCAAATGGAGCGGATGCGACAGGATTTCGTATCGAATGTGTCCCATGAAATCCAATCGCCGTTAACTTCCATCTCCGGATTCGCGAAGGCGTTGAAGGATGGTAATCTGGTTATTGCGGAGGACGATCGCGTCCAATACTTGGAAATTATTGTTACCGAGAGCGACAGATTATCCAGACTCAGCGATAATCTGCTGAAGCTCGCTTCCCTCGAATCGGATCATCATCCGTTCGAGACGGAATTGTTTAACCTAGATGAGCAAATTCGACGAGTCATCGTCGCGTGCGAGCCCCAGTGGTCGGACAAAAGCATTCGCGTCGAGATAGAGTCCCCTTCGGGTTCCGGAGTCAAAATAACGGCCGACCGAGATCAACTGAATCAAGTTTGGATGAATTTGCTCGGGAATGCCATTAAGTTCACGCCTCGTGACGGAGAAGTCCTCATTACGATTAGCCGACCCCATCCTCATGAGATTGCCGTTGCGATAAGCGATTCCGGGATCGGCATTGCGCCGGAGGATTTAAGCTCTATTTTCGAGCGCTTCTACAAAGCAGACAAGTCACGGGCCCAAGACCGCAGCGGCAGTGGTCTCGGTCTTGCCATCTCCCACAAAATCGTTTCTCTCCATCGCGGAAGCATAGAGGTGAAGAGTACCATCGGACTGGGCGCAACGTTTACCGTGACGCTCCCCGCTATCCCTCCTTCAGATTCCGCAATTTGA
- a CDS encoding response regulator transcription factor produces the protein MVKILIVDDDPNIRSLMRLYLKNEGFDVTEADNGVDAHAIVKGPGIDLVILDIMMPQMDGWDLCIEIRKSDPEIPLLMVTAKGESGNKIKGFQLGTDDYMTKPFDPAELVMRVKALLKRYRIASSQVIPLGEIVLNRKTYKIMRGGEESTLPLKEFELLFMLASHPGQIITREQLITQIWGMDYEGDDRTVDVHIKRLRERFSGDVHHFRIETARSVGYRLAVNPG, from the coding sequence ATGGTCAAAATACTTATTGTGGACGATGATCCGAACATTCGATCCCTCATGCGCCTATACTTAAAAAATGAAGGGTTTGATGTGACCGAGGCGGACAACGGCGTCGATGCACATGCCATCGTCAAGGGACCGGGAATCGATCTGGTCATCCTCGACATCATGATGCCACAAATGGATGGTTGGGATTTATGCATAGAGATTCGTAAAAGCGATCCCGAAATTCCGCTCCTTATGGTTACGGCCAAAGGCGAATCGGGAAATAAGATAAAAGGCTTCCAGCTCGGGACCGACGATTATATGACAAAGCCGTTCGATCCAGCGGAGCTTGTGATGAGGGTTAAAGCGCTATTGAAGCGATACCGTATTGCCTCGTCTCAGGTCATCCCGTTGGGGGAGATCGTGCTGAACAGGAAAACGTATAAAATTATGCGAGGAGGCGAGGAATCGACCTTGCCGCTGAAAGAATTCGAGCTGCTGTTCATGCTGGCCAGTCATCCCGGACAAATCATTACTAGAGAGCAGCTGATCACCCAGATTTGGGGCATGGATTATGAGGGCGACGACCGGACCGTCGATGTGCATATCAAGCGGCTGCGGGAACGCTTTTCCGGAGACGTCCACCACTTCCGCATTGAAACGGCACGCAGCGTCGGCTATCGCCTGGCGGTGAATCCGGGATGA